In Rana temporaria chromosome 3, aRanTem1.1, whole genome shotgun sequence, a single window of DNA contains:
- the LOC120930967 gene encoding olfactory receptor 11L1-like, whose protein sequence is MCDPNQTQVTQIKLLGFQGLYKFRILLFIVFLLTYMMILSGNILIIFLVTTVDQLKSPMYFFLKYLATSDVLLTTSVVPMTLNIILKDEGRLSLDVCITQLYFFCICSYLQCFLIAIMSYDRYLAICNPLRYPSLINSHVCLQVIIGLCFCVIILVSSELIMIYRFDYCGLNYIDHFFCDFFPVVELSTSDTSALKLQDFIISIITICLPFAFIILTYICIIVTILKISSAHGRRKAFSTCSSHVTLVGAFYGALIIVYMTPSDESSSYMNKYRSLLYVMVSPLINPIIYSLRNREIKGALQKTLADFRNFVRK, encoded by the coding sequence ATGTGTGACCCCAACCAGACTCAGGTCACACAAATAAAACTACTTGGATTTCAAGGTCTTTATAAATTCAGGATTCTGCTGTTTATTGTGTTCCTTCTAACATACATGATGATCCTAAGTGGAAATATATTAATAATCTTTTTAGTGACAACTGTTGATCAGCTTAAATCTCCAATGTACTTCTTTCTCAAGTATTTGGCTACATCTGATGTCCTACTGACTACCAGTGTGGTGCCCATGACACTCAATATCATCCTAAAAGATGAAGGAAGATTATCACTGGATGTTTGCATTActcagctttattttttttgtatatgtagcTACTTGCAATGTTTTCTGATCGCCATCATGTCCTACGATCGATATTTGGCTATCTGCAATCCATTACGATATCCCTCACTTATCAATTCTCATGTTTGCCTCCAGGTGATCATTGGGTTATGTTTCTGTGTTATCATTTTAGTATCAAGCGAACTGATTATGATCTACAGGTTTGATTACTGTGGGCTGAATTATATAGACCACTTTTTCTGTGATTTTTTCCCAGTGGTTGAATTGTCCACCTCGGATACTTCTGCTTTGAAGCTACAAGATTTTATTATTTCAATCATCACCATATGTTTACCATTTGCTTTTATTATACTTACATACATTTGCATCATAGTCACTATTTTAAAGATATCATCTGCACATGGGCGTAGAAAAGCCTTCTCTACTTGTAGTTCCCATGTAACCTTGGTTGGGGCTTTCTATGGGGCATTGATCATTGTCTACATGACACCATCAGATGAAAGCTCAAGCTACATGAATAAGTATAGATCTTTGTTGTATGTCATGGTGTCTCCACTGATAAATCCAATCATTTACAGCTTAAGAAACCGTGAGATCAAGGGAGCTCTGCAAAAAACCTTGGCCGATTTTAGGAATTTTgttaggaaataa